Genomic window (Candidatus Polarisedimenticolaceae bacterium):
GCCGCGTGCTCAAGGGGACGACCCACGACTTCTCGCCAAGCAAGGAGGTCTTCCACCTGCACGGCGTCTGCGACGCGAGCGCGCGCGGCCTCCTGGTCCCGCTCGCGTCGTTGAAGGCCGTCTTCTTCGTGAAGACGTACGACGGGAACGCCAGGCACGTCGAGAACCTCGACGTCGCCGGCGCCGCGGGCCAGGGCCGCCGCATCATCGTGACGTTCATGGACGACGAGGTCGTCGCCGGATTCACGACCGGCTACGCGAAGGACAAGCAGGGATTCTTCGTCGTCCCGGCCGATCCGCGCAGCAACAACGCGCGCATCTACGTCGTCACCGCCGCGGTGAAGACCATCGCCTGGGCCGAATGCCCGGCCGCTAAGCTCGGCGCGTAATAGAAGTGGGACAGTAACCGAGTTTTTTCTACACAGACACAGAGGGGACAGCTTCCGAAACTCGCACCTCAGTGTTTCGGAAGCTGTCCCCTCTGTGTCTGTGTAGAAAAAACTCGGTTACTGTCCCCTTACTATTTCGCGGCGGCCTCGAAGTGGAAGTGGACCTCCATCGTCGGGAAGGTCCACGACTTCGGCAGGGGCGGAAACGGCGCGGCGGCTTTCACCGCGGCGACGGCGGCATCGTCCCAGGGCTTGAAACCGGTCAGCATGTTTTCGCGGAGGCCGGAGAGCTTGCCGTCCGTCGCGATCTCGGCGATCAGTACGGTTTTCTTCCCCACCGGGGCGCCCGCGGGCGCGTGCCACGCCTTGCGGACCTTCTCGGCCGCCACCTTCTGATAGGCCACGTCGGTGAACGCGGGGGTGAAGTAGGCGGTGAACCGCGGCACGATCTTGCCCGCCGCGAAGGCGCTCCCGATGAAGAGAAGGCCGGCGAGCGCGAGACAGCCGAATCGCATGGGCGGCATTCTAGCCCTTGACAGCGGCGCGGGATGGTCTAACCTTCTATCCGCATTGACGGATGGAGTCCTGATGAGCCGCGCCCCCGCGATCCTCCAGCAGATGACGGTCCTCGGCGACCCGTTCCGGAGCCGCCTCCTCGCCGTCCTCGAGCGCGGGGAGCTGACCGTCGGCGAGATCTGCCGCGTCCTCCAGGCGCCGCAGTCGACCGTCAGCCGCCATCTGAAGGCGCTCGCCGACGCGGGCTGGCTCGTCTCGCGCCCCGACGGCACGAATCGGCGTTACGCGCTCCACACCGCCGGCCTTCCCCCGGGCTCACGCGCCCTCTGGCTCGTCGTGCGCAAGGAGCTGGCCGACACGCCGGCGTCACGCCAGGACGAGCGCCGGCTCGAAGATGTCCTCGCCGATCGCCGCACGCGCTCGCAGGCGTTCTTCGCCGCGGGGGCGGCGCAGTGGGATCGCGTACGGGACGAGATGTTCGGTCACGGCTTCTTCCTGCCGGCGCTCCTCGGTCTCGCGGACGACCGTACCGTCGTAGGCGATCTCGGGTGCGGCACCGGCCCCGTCGCCGAGGCGATCGCGCCGTACGTCGGCCGCGTCGTGGCCGTCGACGCCTCCCCCGCCATGCTCCGCGCGGCGCGCAAGCGCCTCGCGCGCTTCCCGAACGTCGAGGTCAAGGCCGGCGCGCTCGAGGCGCTCCCGCTCGATGACGCGTCGCTCGACGCCGCGATCGTCGTCCTCGTCCTTCACCATGTCGAAGACCCAGCGGCCGCGCTCCGCGAGGTCGCCCGCACGCTCAAGCCGTCCGGCCGGCTCGTCGTCGTCGACATGCTCCCGCACGACCGCGAGGAGTACCGGCAGCACATGGGGCACCGCTGGCTCGGCTTCCAGGAGGCCGACATCCTGCGCGCCCTGGAAGAGGCCGGGCTCGCGGAGGCGCGCGTCCGCCCGCTCCCCGCCGATCCCAAAGCCAAGGGTCCCGTCCTCTTCGCGGCGCGCGCCGTCCGGCCCGCCGTCACGAAAGAACGTCAAGCCGCGTCGTCGCGACGCTGAGGAGATCCCCGATGTCCCGCACCGTCACCGACACCGTCCACGCCTTCGACGCCGCCGCCAAAAGCGGCCGCGTCCCGTACAAGGTCGCCGACCTCGCCTTGGCAGAGCTCGGCCGCAAGGAGATCCGCCTCGCGGAGCACGAGATGCCCGGGCTCATGGCGATCCGTCGCAAGCACGCGGCCGGGAAGCCGCTCGCCGGCGCCCGGGTCATGGGCTCGCTCCACATGACCGTGCAGACGGCGGTGCTGATCGAGACCTTGGCCGATCTTGGTGCCGACGTGCGCTGGGTCTCGTGCAACATCTTCTCGACCCAGGATCACGCCGCCGCCGCGGTCGTCGTCGGTCGCCAGGAGACCGGCGGGACGATGAAGGCGCCGCGCGGGATCCCCGTCTTCGCGTGGAAGGGTGAGACGCTCGAGGAGTACTGGTGGTGCACGAGCGAGGCGCTCCAGTGGCCCGACGGCTCTGGCCCGACCCTCCTCGTCGACGACGGCGGCGACGCCACGCTCCTCGTCCACAAGGGCGCCGAGTTCGAGACGAAGGGCGCGGTGCCCTCGTTCGACGCGAACGCCGACCCCGAAGAGTGGGGCGTCATCCTCGATCTCATCCGCGCCGAGATGAAGAAGAGCCCCCGCCGGTGGCGCGACGTCGCGAAGGATCTCCGCGGCGTCTCCGAGGAGACGACCACGGGCGTCCACCGGCTCTACCAGATGATGGAGGCCGGCACGCTCCTCTTCCCCGCGATCAACGTCAACGACTCGGTGACGAAGAGCAAGTTCGACAACATCTACGGCTGCCGCCACTCGCTCCCCGACGGCCTCGCCCGCGCCACCGACGTCATGCTCGGCGGCAAGGTCGCGGTCGTCATGGGCTTCGGCGAGGTCGGCAAGGGCTGCGCCCAGGCGCTCAAGGGCCAGGGCTGCCGCGTCGTCGTCGCCGAGATCGATCCGATCTGCGCGCTCCAGGCCGCGATGGAGGGCTACCAGGTCTCGACGCTCGAGGACGTGCTCGGCACCGCCGACATCTTCATCACCGCGACCGGCAACAAGGGAATCATCACCGCCGCGCAGATGGCGAAGATGAAGGACAAGGCGATCGTCGGGAACATCGGCCACTTCGACAACGAGATCGACATGGCCGGCCTCAAGAAGTTCCCCGGGATCAACCGCATCAACATCAAGCCGCAGTACGACGAGTGGGTCTTCCCCGACGGCCACTCGATCCTCGTGCTCGCCGAGGGGCGCCTCTTGAACCTCGGCTGCGCCACCGGCCACCCGAGCTTCGTCATGTCGGCGTCGTTCACGAACCAGGTGCTCGCGCAGCTCGAGCTGCATCTCAACAACGCGAAGTACGAGCGGAAGGTCTACGTGCTCCCGAAGGCGCTCGACGAGGAGGTGGCCCGCCTCCACCTCGACCACCTCGGTGTGCGGCTCACGAAGCTCACGCAGGAGCAGGCCGACTACCTCGGCATCCCGGTGACCGGGCCGTACAAGCCCGACCACTACCGCTACTGACTGCGGCGGGACAGTAACCGAGTTTTTCTGACGGTGTCAGAAAAACCCGGTTACTGTCCCCATCACGGTCCGCACGGTGCGGCGTTCGGGATGACCGTGCCGTTCGAGTCGGTGCCGAGCGCGCTCTCCGCGCACCCGCTCACCTCCGACACCAGGTAGTAGAAGACGCCACCCGGCGGCGGGATCGCTGCGTCCGTCGACACGAGCGCGCCGTCCCCGTGGCTGTCGCCCGCCTCGAAGCAGGTCTGGTCGTAAACGGGGAAGACACCGCGGTAGGTGTTGTAGTGGAGCGCGCCGGAGACCGCGGACCACGTCATGACGGTCTTCGAGGTGAAGACCAGGCCGGTGACTCCGCCGGGTGGGATCGCCGTGTGGACGCAGCCGCCGGTTACCGGGTCGCAGCTGTCCGCCGTGCACGTGTTCGAGTCGTCACAGGCCGCCAGCTGGCCCACACAGACCGGTCCCGCCGGGCCGCTGACGCAGGTGTCGCCGGTCGTGCAGCGGTTCCCGTCGTTGCAGAGGGCGCCGACGAGAGGCGACGACGTGCACACGCCGCCCACGCACGCGTCGGCCGTGCACGGGTTGCCGTCGTCGCAGACGATCGGCGGGAAGGAGCACGCGCCCGTCGCGGGATCGCACAGGTCGGCCGTGCACGGGTCCGCGTCGGCGCACGTGGGCGTGCCCTGGCACGTCGGGATCGGGTTGCCCGGCTGCGTCACGCAGCTGTCCTGGTGCGTGCAGAGATCGCCGTCGTCGCACGGCGCCCCCGGGTTCGGTGTGTAGACGCACGCGCCACTGGCCACCGCGCACGTGTCGGTGGTGCACGGATTCGCGTCGTCGCAGACCACGGGCGTGAAGACGCAGCCGCCGGCCGTGGGAGAGCAATGGTCGATCGTGCAGGGGTTGCCGTCGTTGCAGACGACCGGCGTGCCGCAGGTACCGGAGATGCAGCGCGTGCCGGTCGTGCAGGGGTTCCCGTCGTCGCACGTCGTCCCGTTCGGAACGTTCGCGTACTGGCACTGGCCGGTCGCGGGGTTGCACGTGTCGACGGTGCACGGGCTGCCGTCGTCGCACTCGGCGTCGGTCTGGCAGATCTCGGTCGGCGCCAGGTACGCTCCGACGCCGGCGTCGTTCACGCAGATCTCGAGCTCCGAGGCAAGCGCGGTGCGAACTGCCGCGCCGTCGGCGACGAGGTCGCGCGCGTTGACGCTCGACGGGCACGCCGGGTTCGGGCCGGGGATCCCGGGCGCCTGGAACGCCGCAGCGATCGCGCTGGCGACCGCGGCCGCGTTGCTACCGGCCGGAATCACGATGATGATCCCGCATTCCCCCAACCCCGACCGCTCGGTGATCCCGATCGTCCCACCTGCCGCCCCGACGGCCGCGGTCGTGAAGCGCACCTTCATGCTGCGAATTCGCCCCTCGACCGTGTCGTCGATCCCGCTCAAGCTGAAGCACGCCCCGGGGGCCTGGCCGGGGGACGTGCGCATCGACGGAACGAGCGCGCTGCCGGTGATCTCCGGCGCTTGGAGGACGAGACTGCCGGAGTGTGGGAACTGGTCCTCGACGGCTCCGGTCGTCGCCGGCTCCTGCACCGATGCGGTGACGCCGCTCGCCGCGCACGACGGGTCGCCGTTCACCGCATCGCTCGCCGCATGGAGCACGCTCGACTGAGTCTGACCCGCGGTGAACGAGACGGGGACCGAGCAGAGGACGTGCGTCGCGCCCCCGCCGGCCTGGACCGCGGGCACCAGCTGGAACCCTCCGGCGTGCGCCATCGGGCTCGGGCCCGCCCCACCGATCGTCAACAACGCGCTCGGCGGTCCGGCGCTCGACGGGACGGCTGCGGTGGCCGCGGTCGCGATCTCTGTCCCGCAATCGACCTCGATCGACGACGGAGGAGCCCCGTTCTCGATGCAATCGGCCGCGTCGGCGCTCAGGCAATGCCCCTGCGTGCATCCCCACACGACCGGAAGGTCCTGGAAAACACCGCTCTTCGTCGACACGAGCACGCCTTCGGCGTCGGTGTGCACGGTCCCGCCGAGCGCGTCGAGCGTTCCCGAGGCGCACACCCGCCCGCTCGCCGCCTTGACCTTGATCGAGCAGCCGAGGTTCGCGCGGTAGCCGCCGCCGAACGCCGGCTGGTCGAGGACGAGCTTCTTGATAGGCCCCTCGACATAGCTTTTCACGAACACCGGCGTGAGCACGTACGCGCCACGCCCATGCGTCGCGGCGTAGGTTCGCGAGCGCGTGGCGTCGATCGCGAATGCGTAAACCGGAACGTTCGGGAGCCCGGCGCTGAAGCGGTACCACGAGGCGCCGCCGTTGATGCTCTTGTAGATCCCGTTGTCGGTCCCGAGCAGGAGGCTGCTGCCGTTGCTGGGATCGGCCACGATCGTGTTCGCAGGGACGCCGTTCATGCCGGTGGTCGAGCCGGTCGGCCCCCAGGTCGCACCGCCGTCGGTCGTCTTGTAGACGTGCACGCCGGGGCCGAACCCCGAGACGGTGGCGTACGCCGTCGTCGACGTCGCGGGGTCGACGGCGATCCAGGTGATCGGTGCGCCGGGCAGGCCCGCGCCGTGCACCGGCCAGCAGCCCAGGCTGCTGCACGCGCCGGTCGAGACCCAGATGTTGCCGCTGTAATAACCCAGGTAGATGCGGTTCTGCTCCGACGGCGCGTCGGCGACGGCGGTCACCGCGTCGGTGCCGCCGACGATCTCCGGCTCCGCGACGGAGCTGAGCGTCGGGCTGATGTCGTTGAAATTGACGAGCACGTTCGTATTGTTCCAGAGGTGCGTCGTCCCGAAGAGGATCACGCCGCCCACGGTCTCCATCATCGGCGGATAGAACGAGCGCGGCTCGAGCGTGTTGATCCCGATGTCGTAGTTGAACGTCGTCTGATCCTGCCAGCTGCCTCCACCGTCGAGCGACCGGACCGGCAGCACCTTGTCGCCCTCATTCGACGTGATGTACATGTTCTTCACGTTGTACGCCTCGAGGATCGAGAAGCCGCCGTCGCCGCAGCACTTCAGGTGCTCCCACTGCTTCGACCCGGTCCAGCGCATCCCGGAGTTGTCCTGCGTTCCGCCGATCACGTCGGTGGTGAGAGGCGATGTCGCGATCGATTGGAACTCGATCGTGTCGAGGCCGCCGGACGCCTTCGGCGTCCAGTTGTTGCCGCCGTCGGTCGAAGTGGCGATCCCTCCGTCGTTCGCGTCGTAGGCACGGTTCGTCGCCGTGTCGTGGAAGACGACCCGGTGATGGTCGGGGTGGAGCATCCAGAAGTCGTCGAGCGAGGTCGCGACCGTGTTGTCGTCCGACTGGCCCCACGACCGTCCGTTGTCGTTCGATTGGCAGAGGTGATAGCCGCCGAGGAAGAGCGTCGCCGGATCGGTGGGCGAGATCGTCAGCGCGTGCATGTACCGGGTGTAAGCGCTCGGGCATGTGAGATCGAAGCCCGGGAACGTTCGCTGCGTCGTGCCCGCATAGCGCTGGATCCAGTGGATGCCGCCGTCGGTCGACTCGTAGATCGACGCCTCGCAGTCGTTGAGCAGCCGGTCGGGGCACTGGCCGAAGCTCGCGTAGAGATGGAGGTGATCCTGACGGTAGATGTCGATCTCGACGTGATCGAACGTGTCGGTCGTCGGGTTCGGGAGGCCGTACGTGAAGGGGCACCCGTTCGGCCTCGGAATCCCGGGATCGAGCGGGCACCAGGTAGCGCCTCCGTCGGTGGTCTTGAAGATGCCGCGGCCGAGGAAGCCAGCGTAGAGGACGCTGGCGTTCGTCGGGTCCATCTCGAGATCGGTCGGTCGCCCGGTGCCGGGAATGACGCTTCCCGGGACGGTGAGCTTGTTCCAGCTCCCCCCGTTGTTCAGCGACTTGTAGATCCCCCACCCTCCGGGCGACGGCTCGAGTGCCGAGACCGTCGACTCGGACGCCGATGCGGTGACGCCGCTCGACAGCGTGATGTAGAGGACCTGGCTCGCGCCGGAGGTCGTCCGGTCGAGCACGACGTTGTAGATCGATCCGTGCGTGAAGTCGTAGGTCGGCTTGCCGTCCGAGAGCGTCCAGTGCACTCCCGACATGTCGCTCGTTCCCACGAGGAGGCCGGCGCCGTAGTAGGTGTCGCGCCGGATCGCGTTCTCCCCTGTGCCGGCATAGATCGCGCTGCAGCCGCTCCCCGCTGTGCAGCCCGCGATTGCGACCGCGCCGATCGCGAGCGACGCTTGATCGTCCGACGTCGGCGCCCAAGTCGAGCCTCCGTCGGTCGAATGCCAGACACCGCCTCCTGCGGTGCCGATCCAGATGTCGTTCGGATCTTGCGGGTCGGCCGCGATCGACGTCGCGCGCCCGGTCTCGCCGCCGGGAAAGAAGCAGCAGGTCGGCGCGGGGCCGATCGAGCTCCACTTGTAGCCGCCGATCGCGACCCCGGCGTTCGCGGACACGGCGAGCTGCAATAGGAAGAAGACGAAGAGCGGGATCGAGAGGAAACGTCGCGACATGGCTGGACCCCCCGACCGCGGAGGTTACGCCTGCGCTGTGACGTCGCGAATGTGAATTCTTCGCTCGACACATCACAACCAAGTCGACCAGTTCACTCCGGTAAGGAGAGCGTTCAGGTTCATCGCGCGTTGCCAAAGGGCGGAAGCTGTTTCCGCTGTCCGAGCTGCGTCAGGATTCCCGGCTGCAAGGCCTGACGGTCGACTACTTCGCGTAGATTCCGTCGAACGACGTCGTCCACGTCTTTCCGTCGTCGCTCGAGACCGTCCACGTCTGGCGGACTCTGCCGCCGTCGAGCTTCGTCCAGACGATCCGGTTGATCACCGGCTCGCTCTTGCTTCCGCGTCCCGGCCCTTCGAGAACCATCTTGCCGTCGACGATGCCGCCGGAGAGTTGCAGCAGGCCGCCCTGGCTGTCGACCCAGATCTGGTGCCACTTACCGTCCGTCGCATCGTAGAGATTGAAGCTCTGCCCCGTGCCGCCCTTGGCCCCGCTCCAGTGCTCGTGGAGGACACAGCCCTGTTCTTCCGCCGTGATCCGATTCGAGCCCGCGCGCGCGCCCTGCGCGTTCGTGACGTTCCACTCGCCGAGCCAGAAATCGAATTGACGGTTCTCGGGCGCGCTGCACGGCTTCTGCGGCGGGGGCTTCGGAGGAGCGTCCTGCGCGGCCGACCAACCTCCCAGTCCGAGTGCGAGCGTTCCAAAGACGATGGCATGCAGTCGCATGACGCCCCTCCGAAGGAATGAAGTGTCTCGTACTACGCGCTTGAATTTGCCCGGACGATCGATCTTGTCGCGGCATTCGCTCCGCGCGATCCGTCCCCACTAGGTCAGCTCGAACTCCGCGACGATCGGGAGGTGGTCGCTCGCGACGCGGGAGACCGCGAGGCGGCAGCCGCGCGCGGCGATGAGACGCAGGGGCCCGCGGAAGTAGATGCGATCGAGCGTGCCGGTCGGCGTGAACGAGGGGTACGTCCGGATGCGCGCCGGGTAGCCGAAGCGATCGCCGGTCGCCGATCTGAATCCGAGGATGTCGAGGAAGATCGGGTGGAGCTGGCTGAGCCAGTCGTTGAAATCGCCCCCGACGAAGCACGGAGCATCCTGCGGCACGTCCTCGAACTCCTTCGAGCGCACGAGCTCGCCGACCTGGCGCATGCGCTCATTGGCGGAGAGGCCGAGGTGGAGGTTGAAGACGTCGAGGATGCGGGGCGTCTTGTGCTGCGGCTTCTCGATCGCGATGCGCGCGTGCATGCAGCCGCGACGCTTCCGCGTGCCGATCGTCAGGTCGATGTTGCGGGTGATGAGCAAGGGCCAACGGCTGAGGATGGCGTTTCCGTAGCGGCCCTTCCGGAGCGAGACGTTGTAGCCGGCGGCGACGTGCGCGTAGCCGGCTTCCTTGCCGATCTCCCGGGCGAGGTCCATCTCGCGCGAGCGCGGCGCGCCCTCGTCGACTTCCTGGAGGAGGGCGAGGTCGGCGTCGTGGTGCTTCAAGATGTCGATCACGCGATCCGGGCGGAAGCGGCGATCGACCCCGATCGCCCGGTGGATGTTGTAGGTGACGAGCTTGACGATCATCGCGCGCTCGCCTCCGCGATCGCGGACGTGAGGGCGCGCGTGCCCTGCGGTCCTCCGAGGAACTCCTCGACGACGGCGCGCGACGGTCGCTCGAGGCCGAAGCGGTAGAGCCGCTCGGAGAGCCGTGCGTAGAGCGCCGGCGACGGATCCTCGAACGCCCGCGCGCCGTAGAGCTCCCGCACCCGCGCGCGGAGCGCCGAGGTGATGACGGCCCCGAGCGCGTAGTTCGTCATGTAGCCGGGGGCGTCGATGAGCTGGCCGCGCATCGCCCACCAGGGAAGCTCGGGATGCGGAGCGATTCCGAGGTACTCGGTGGTGATGGTCGTCCAGATCACGCTCGGGTGGACGGAGGAGGCCTGGACACGGATCTCGAAGAGCGCCCAGGCGACATCCATCATCGTCGCGGCGAGCGCCTCGCGGACGAGCGCGCGCCGGTCGACATCCACGCCGATGTAGCGGCGCACGAACCCCGGCTCGTAAGCCTCGGTGCCGAGCATGTCGGCGAGCGCCTCCGTGAAGACGTCGTCGTCGGGCCAATCGTTGAACGCGGGCCGAGTCCGGATCGCGGCGATGTGCGCCGCGTGCCCCATCTCGTGCATCAGCTCGTAGACATTGCCGAGACCGCCTTCGGCGTACGAGGTCGAGATCAAGAACCGCCCATGCTGGAACGTATCTCCCGAAAGCCGTCCATGCCGTAGAAAATCGGTGAAGGCGACCGGATCCTTCCCGGGACGAGGCAAGAGGTCGAGCCTCACATGGAGCGCTTCGGGATCCGCGCCGAGGTCGCGGTAGTAGCGGAGCGCGGTCTCGATCGCGACATCGCGCGGAAGCCTCGGCGCCAGCGCGCGGCTCGCAGCGGTGTTCTCGTGGAACCAATCCCACGGCTCGACCGGCTTCGCCGAGGGAAGCTGGTCCCGCCACGCGTTGAGGATCGTCGTGAGGAGCGCTTCGAGCGCGCCGACCGACATCCCCCACGCCTGCGCCTTCTTGGTCACTTCGGCGGTGAAGGTCTCCCGTCGCGACGCGACGAGCGAGGGATACGGACCGCTGATGGTCTCCCACATCGGAGCGAGGGCGAGGAACAACCGGCGGCGCCGCTCGGGATCGGGCTCGGACCCGAGCCGGCTCAGCACGGTCAGGCGGTCGAGCGTCTCGCCGTCGAACCGGATCGAGGACGCGGCCTTGCCGAACGCCTCGTACACGCGCTTCGCCTCCGCGTCGGGAGCTGAATCATCCGGGCCGATGGCGTGCCTCATCGCGTCGACGGCGCGGTCGTCCGCGCCCGGCGCGACGGTGCGAAGTGCTTCCTCGACCGACCGTACGGCCCGCGCTCGCGCGCGCTCGTGCGCCGGTGACGGCGTGCGCCGCTGCAGATCGTCGGCGTCGCGGAACGCGACGAATGCGCGCTCGGCCGCCGCGAGCTTCGGGGCCGAGGCGAGCGCCGCCGCGAGGAGAAGCGCCTCCACGGAGGAATTCTACGTTCGGCGCTTGCGGGCGCTCAGGATCGGCACCTGCCAGACGGCGTACCCCTCGGGGTCGCGGATGCAGGCGATCATGTCGTCGAAGTACGCGAGCGCCTCCTCGCGCGTGAACGGCGTGTACTGGGCGATCGGATCGACGTAACCGTCGCGCCACGCTTCCCAGATGCCGGCGAACGTCTCGCGTGGCACCCGGATCGTGTCGACGACGACGTAGTGCATCCGGATCTCGTCGACCGGGAGCTTCTTCAGGTGATGGAAGCCGTCGCGCCCGATGTGCAGGTCGGTCCCCGTCGCGCGCCCGAACGCCGGCGGACCGATCTTCCAGAAGTGGTCGGCGTCGAGCTTCGTCGGCGCCATCTGGATCATGCCGTAATCCTCGACGAGGAGGTGAAGCCGTCCGCCCGGCTTCAGGACGCGGACCATCTCCGCCATCGCCTCGTGCGGGCGCGGAACCGCCTGGAGCATGTGGCGGCACACGACGAGGTCGAAGGTGCCCTCACCGAACGGGAGCGCGAACGCGTCCGCGGTGCGGAAGGTGACCCGCGCCCCGATCGAAGCGCAGCGATCGCGGGCGACGCGGAGGTGATCCTCGATGAGGTCGACGCCGGCGAGCGTCGCCTCCGGGTACATCTCGGCGAGGCGCCCCGTGATCTCCCCGGTGCCGCACCCGACGTCCAGAACGGCCAGCGGTCCGCTGAGGTCGTACGCCCGGAAGATCGCCGATTCCTGCGGCCAGATCGCTTCCGCCTGGTGCGCCAGGTTCCGGACCATCGACTCGTCCGCCATCTGCTCGTACTGGGGGTTGTGCGGGTGTTTCGCCTCGCTCATGAGGGCCCATCCTGCCACGCCGGCGCCCGATTTGCCTCGTGCCGGGCGTCGAACCTAGGTTTTTGTGCATGGCCGGTGCCGCCGCGCGCTCGACTTCGACCTTCGCGTACCGCGGGTTCGCCGCGATCGACGGCCGGCACCCGTATCGCGACGCGGTGCCCGGCGGATCGGTCGACTACGCCGCCAGGCGCCGCCACGACGGCGAGGTCGCCTTCTTCAACTTCGCGCTCGCGCGCGAGATGGGCCTCCTGCCCGAGACGCATCCCGACCGGCTGACGCCGGGACTGAGGCGCGCCGTCCTCGACGCCTTCGCGCTCGCGATCATCAACGAGTACGACCTCGCGCACGGTCTCGCCGTCAAGCGTAAGGACCGCATGCCCCACCCCTACATGGCGACGCGCTACCTCCAGCTCCAGCACCCCGACCGCCGCGGGACGACGTCGGGCGACGGCCGCAGCGTCTGGAACGGCTCGTGGCGCCACGACGGGACGACCTGGGACCTCTCGAGCTGCGGGACCGGCGTCACGCGCCTCTGCCCCGCGACCGCCGAGACGAAGCGCTTCTACAAGAGCGGGAGCCGGAGTGCCTCGTACGGGTGCGGCACCGCGTCGGTCGACGAGGGGATGGCCGCGGCGCTCCTCTCCGAGACGTTCCACCGCAACGGGATCGCGACCGAGCGCGTGCTCGCGGTGATCGCGCTCCCGGGCGGCTTCGCGATCAACGTCCGCGCGGCGAAGAACCTCCTGCGTCCCTCGCACCTCTTCGCGCCGCTCAAGCAGAACGACCTGACGCGCCTCCGCTCGGTCGTCGACTACGCGATCGCGCGCGAGCGCGCGAACGGCGTCCTCCCGAAGGCGGGAGCCGCCGAAGAGGGCTACCGTTCCTTCGGCGCGTGGATCGCGCGCTCGTTCGCCCAGGCCGCCGCGACGTTCGAGCGCGAGTACGTCTTCTGCTGGCTCGACTGGGACGGCGACAACGTGCTCCTCGACGGCTCGATCATCGACTACGGCTCGGTGCGGCAGTTCGGCCTCTTCCACCGCGAGTACCGGTTCGACGACGGTCCGCGCTGGTCGACGACGCTGCCGGAGCAGAAGGCGAAGGCGCGAGCGATCGTGCGCTGCGTCGCACAGATCGTCGACGCGCTCGCGGCCGGGCGGCGCCGTCCCTTGCGCACCTTCGCCGGCGACCCTTTGCTCGTCCTCTTCGACCGCGAGTTCCAGGCGACGCGCGACCGCCTGCTCCTCCGCCGCATCGGCTTCGACGCGCGCTCGGAGCGCGCGCTCCTCGATCACGGCCGCGCGCTCGTCAAGCGGTTCGACCGCGCGCACGGCTGGTTCGAGGCCGCGCGCTCGGCACGCGGCCGGGTCGCCGTCCCCGACGGGATCACCTGGAACGCCGTCTACTCGACGCGCGATCTCCTCCGCGAGCTGCCGCGCATCTACGCGCGCGAGGCGCGCGCCGTCCCCGCCGAGGTCGTCCTCGACATCGCGGCGTCGTCGTACGCGTCGCGCTCCGACCGCCGGGTCACCGCGGCGCGGAGGGGACGGGCCGACGAGTTCCAGGCGGCGTACCTGGCCCTGCTCCGCCGCGCCGCGCGTCTCACCGGGCGGACGACGAAGACGATCCTCTCGGGGGTCGCGTCGCGCTCGTCGGTCGTGAACGCCTACGCGCGCGTCACGGGGGACGCGGTCGCGCACGCCGCGGCGCACCTCACGCGCCGGCGGGCGAAGCTGGGGCCGGACGCCCTCTACGAGATCGTCGACCGCTTCGCCGAGCTTCGGACCGCGCCCGACCGGCCCGACGCGAAACGCGTCTTCGACGAGCTCCTGGCGCTCGCGGTCTCGACGCGGGACGGGCTTTGACCAGGTCGAGCGCCTGAGCCAGAGCGTCGTCGGGGCTCGCGGGATGGTCGGGCACGATCCCGCGCCGCGCCGCCGCCTTGTCCGATCCC
Coding sequences:
- the ahcY gene encoding adenosylhomocysteinase, translated to MSRTVTDTVHAFDAAAKSGRVPYKVADLALAELGRKEIRLAEHEMPGLMAIRRKHAAGKPLAGARVMGSLHMTVQTAVLIETLADLGADVRWVSCNIFSTQDHAAAAVVVGRQETGGTMKAPRGIPVFAWKGETLEEYWWCTSEALQWPDGSGPTLLVDDGGDATLLVHKGAEFETKGAVPSFDANADPEEWGVILDLIRAEMKKSPRRWRDVAKDLRGVSEETTTGVHRLYQMMEAGTLLFPAINVNDSVTKSKFDNIYGCRHSLPDGLARATDVMLGGKVAVVMGFGEVGKGCAQALKGQGCRVVVAEIDPICALQAAMEGYQVSTLEDVLGTADIFITATGNKGIITAAQMAKMKDKAIVGNIGHFDNEIDMAGLKKFPGINRINIKPQYDEWVFPDGHSILVLAEGRLLNLGCATGHPSFVMSASFTNQVLAQLELHLNNAKYERKVYVLPKALDEEVARLHLDHLGVRLTKLTQEQADYLGIPVTGPYKPDHYRY
- a CDS encoding class I SAM-dependent methyltransferase, with the protein product MSEAKHPHNPQYEQMADESMVRNLAHQAEAIWPQESAIFRAYDLSGPLAVLDVGCGTGEITGRLAEMYPEATLAGVDLIEDHLRVARDRCASIGARVTFRTADAFALPFGEGTFDLVVCRHMLQAVPRPHEAMAEMVRVLKPGGRLHLLVEDYGMIQMAPTKLDADHFWKIGPPAFGRATGTDLHIGRDGFHHLKKLPVDEIRMHYVVVDTIRVPRETFAGIWEAWRDGYVDPIAQYTPFTREEALAYFDDMIACIRDPEGYAVWQVPILSARKRRT
- a CDS encoding metalloregulator ArsR/SmtB family transcription factor, coding for MSRAPAILQQMTVLGDPFRSRLLAVLERGELTVGEICRVLQAPQSTVSRHLKALADAGWLVSRPDGTNRRYALHTAGLPPGSRALWLVVRKELADTPASRQDERRLEDVLADRRTRSQAFFAAGAAQWDRVRDEMFGHGFFLPALLGLADDRTVVGDLGCGTGPVAEAIAPYVGRVVAVDASPAMLRAARKRLARFPNVEVKAGALEALPLDDASLDAAIVVLVLHHVEDPAAALREVARTLKPSGRLVVVDMLPHDREEYRQHMGHRWLGFQEADILRALEEAGLAEARVRPLPADPKAKGPVLFAARAVRPAVTKERQAASSRR
- a CDS encoding TonB C-terminal domain-containing protein; amino-acid sequence: MRFGCLALAGLLFIGSAFAAGKIVPRFTAYFTPAFTDVAYQKVAAEKVRKAWHAPAGAPVGKKTVLIAEIATDGKLSGLRENMLTGFKPWDDAAVAAVKAAAPFPPLPKSWTFPTMEVHFHFEAAAK
- a CDS encoding endonuclease/exonuclease/phosphatase family protein; the encoded protein is MIVKLVTYNIHRAIGVDRRFRPDRVIDILKHHDADLALLQEVDEGAPRSREMDLAREIGKEAGYAHVAAGYNVSLRKGRYGNAILSRWPLLITRNIDLTIGTRKRRGCMHARIAIEKPQHKTPRILDVFNLHLGLSANERMRQVGELVRSKEFEDVPQDAPCFVGGDFNDWLSQLHPIFLDILGFRSATGDRFGYPARIRTYPSFTPTGTLDRIYFRGPLRLIAARGCRLAVSRVASDHLPIVAEFELT